Proteins found in one Hevea brasiliensis isolate MT/VB/25A 57/8 chromosome 18, ASM3005281v1, whole genome shotgun sequence genomic segment:
- the LOC110673600 gene encoding E3 ubiquitin-protein ligase ATL41, translating into MGSKDDDKDELGDSQKIMLAAIFSLFAVVLLIVFLQLYCRYLLNRQERRRRSALHRQNRQIGPDMESNVTVEPPKVGLDPLIVASFPTVAYKPTNQQELNHGEPIECSVCLGTIVEDAMVRILPNCKHMFHVECIDMWLGSNTTCPICRTVAEPRVQPVERELGSSEVQAQVQPSAPPLAGGSGSLFGSFRWMVTRERSSRARSCGDEVGVEDLERV; encoded by the coding sequence ATGGGTTCCAAGGACGATGATAAAGATGAACTTGGAGATAGCCAGAAGATCATGCTCGCGGCGATCTTTTCTTTATTCGCGGTGGTGTTGCTGATAGTTTTTCTCCAACTTTACTGTAGATATCTCCTAAACCGCCAAGAAAGGAGGCGACGCTCCGCCCTTCATCGCCAAAACAGGCAAATTGGACCAGATATGGAGTCTAATGTTACCGTCGAACCACCTAAGGTAGGGCTTGACCCTTTGATCGTAGCCTCGTTTCCGACGGTTGCATATAAGCCGACCAACCAGCAAGAGCTTAACCACGGTGAACCCATAGAGTGCTCAGTTTGCTTGGGAACCATAGTGGAAGATGCCATGGTTAGGATTTTACCAAACTGTAAGCACATGTTTCATGTAGAGTGCATTGATATGTGGCTCGGATCAAACACTACTTGTCCAATATGTCGCACTGTGGCTGAGCCAAGGGTCCAGCCAGTGGAAAGAGAGTTGGGTAGTAGTGAGGTTCAGGCCCAGGTCCAACCCTCAGCTCCACCCTTGGCCGGTGGATCAGGATCTCTATTTGGCTCTTTTCGATGGATGGTTACTAGGGAGAGATCGTCAAGAGCTCGAAGCTGTGGAGATGAAGTTGGCGTGGAAGATCTGGAAAGGGTGTGA
- the LOC110673639 gene encoding sodium/calcium exchanger NCL2, with product MVVPLPSLQVQAILILLVVGNAQGLRGIRLSSEELVSARVVRHLDFNSSNPSSNALNSTKHTCTHPYGFLPCASNIPGFIFQIVVLEYLLLVGDKILTKGRQQLFSILGVGIYGATVFRILTVLPTIVLVLASGLAQNKDAAQARIENGAGTLAGSTVFYLTLQWGICVILGRTKITKELSPPQQESSNASTPAGCLRVKRRLSVLKEYGVKTDKETRYAAGIMLLSLIPFIIVEVASNFKSRPWSLIVTLTVSVAALVSYLGYQSRNKWIQERSLEYSRDQLLLAGFLDHLQNFAKRTLVNDEGNVDASCIKRTFRKIDKDNDDHISKDELREFLANKKSGHLAVDEEFAIKQLMKHFDQDSNHLITVDEFLGGCERFVRNAKEMVADKTDSSKQYFPGIHRMVQPWINKSKRKLLEIEEQVSKILNTAQNEQLACLLTDGKPDEEKIRSLFVEFDKDGDKKMTVQELREMIESKFRSVKLDHDDLEKKMMKVFDMDKDNVLHEEEFLVGFKKRLSDGTTSQFFNECIEKEKSSIKKMSKRSLMKALLGVGLGTAIVSSLGMPLVNNTQLLSERLGIPSFFISFVVLPFAVNFKTAMATIYPASQKKEGACSIMFSEIYGAVFMNNILGLLTLVALIWARGFSWDFSAEVLVLMVVSAIIGVMGYWHDTYPFWTFILAFSFYPLSLVLFYVIRFLVGWK from the exons ATGGTAGTGCCCCTTCCTTCTCTGCAGGTGCAGGCTATTCTCATCCTGCTTGTGGTAGGAAATGCGCAAGGTCTCCGGGGAATTAGATTAAGCTCTGAGGAACTGGTGTCTGCTAGAGTAGTCCGTCACCTTGATTTTAACTCTTCAAATCCAAGTTCCAACGCCCTGAATTCTACAAAACATACATGTACTCACCCCTATGGCTTCTTGCCATGCGCTTCCAATATTCCAGGCTTCATCTTCCAAATCGTAGTCCTTGAATATCTGCTGCTTGTGGGTGACAAAATCTTAACAAAGGGTAGACAGCAACTCTTCAGTATCCTCGGTGTCGGTATCTATGGTGCCACTGTATTTCGCATCCTTACAGTGCTACCCACTATCGTGCTAGTTCTTG CATCTGGGCTTGCTCAGAACAAAGATGCTGCTCAAGCTAGAATCGAGAACGGAGCTGGTACTCTTGCTGGATCTACTGTTTTTTACTTGACATTACAGTGGGGAATTTGCGTCATTCTTGGCAGAACTAAAATAACCAAggaattgtcacctcctcagcaagaATCATCAAATGCCTCGACTCCTGCAGGGTGTTTGCGGGTTAAACGGCGATTATCAGTATTAAAAG AATATGGGGTAAAGACGGACAAGGAGACGAGATACGCAGCAGGGATAATGCTTCTGTCACTAATTCCATTTATAATTGTGGAAGTAGCTAGTAACTTCAAGTCACGGCCATGGAGCCTCATAGTGACTCTCACAGTATCTGTCGCAGCATTAGTTTCATACTTGGGTTATCAG TCGCGTAATAAATGGATCCAAGAAAGAAGTTTAGAATATTCAAGGGATCAGCTTCTGCTGGCTGGATTCTTGGATCATTTGCAAAATTTTGCTAAAAGAACTCTTGTCAATGACGAAGGAAATGTCGACGCTTCTTGCATTAAAAG GACATTCCGTAAGATTGATAAAGATAATGATGATCACATATCAAAAGATGAACTCAGAGAATTCTTAGCAAACAAGAAATCTGGGCATCTGGCTGTTGATGAAGAATTTGCAATTAAACAACTAATGAAACACTTCGACCAGGACAGTAATCATTTGATTACTGTGGATGAGTTTCTGGGTGGGTGTGAAAGATTTGTCCGTAATGCCAAGGAAATGGTTGCTGATAAAACTGACAGCTCAAAACAATATTTCCCAGGGATACATCGA atggttcaaccatggattaataaAAGCAAGAGAAAATTACTCGAAATTGAGGAGCAAGTGTCAAAAATTTTAAACACTGCCCAGAACGAACAACTTGCTTGCCTTCTCACTGATGGAAAACCTGATGAAGAGAAGATACGAAG TCTCTTTGTGGAGTTTGACAAAGATGGTGACAAAAAGATGACAGTTCAAGAACTAAGAGAAATGATTGAGAGCAAATTCAGAAGTGTAAAATTGGATCATGATGATCTGGAGAAAAAAATGATGAAAGTTTTTGACATGGACAAGGACAATGTGCTGCATGAGGAAGAATTTTTGGTTGGATTCAAGAAAAGGCTATCCGATGGTACTACCTCTCAATTCTTCAATGAATGCATAGAG AAAGAGAAAAGCAGTATCAAAAAAATGTCAAAGCGTTCACTGATGAAAGCTTTACTTGGAGTTGGTCTTGGAACTGCAATTGTGTCTTCCCTTGGAATGCCTCTGGTGAATAATACCCAACTCTTATCAGAACGCTTAGGCATACCTTCTTTCTTCATTTCATTTGTGGTGCTTCCTTTCGCTGTAAATTTCAAAACCGCAATGGCAACAATCTACCCTGCAAGTCAAAAGAAGGAAGGAGCATGTTCAATAATGTTTTCAGAG ATTTATGGAGCAGTATTCATGAACAATATTCTAGGCCTATTGACCCTTGTAGCACTTATTTGGGCAAGAGGGTTTTCATGGGATTTTTCAGCTGAAGTCCTAGTGCTAATGGTGGTTAGTGCTATAATAGGAGTAATGGGCTATTGGCACGACACATACCCATTTTGGACTTTTATCTTGGCATTTTCTTTTTACCCATTATCTCTGGTGCTGTTCTATGTAATTCGTTTTCTTGTAGGCTGGAAATAA
- the LOC110673640 gene encoding uncharacterized protein LOC110673640 — MCSNTSLSSSGGGGGCGDYSGGCGGYSGGYGGESIYSKKPKRQRVPKRGPGVAELEKILREQEKRPDLDKAKNEGFSLVSLPPCSYQPQSPLLPSPNSLPTPVPSFAPNPNNFTPPTTTTFYANNSDSNPPSGGGRSGVHIAGSGVVLPEHALLPTMWNSCEPNGEIGGSRSASGIPLSIPLSNGCNNHFFPSPSLMQRSQHSPPSMKNLFPHPVVTSLATSSSAGPCHGREPPSNQTRHHYTNAWPEEDKVGAKRSRPFSIEMMIPPVPPFRYQAPTFSPQMNGLDSSLSCGGHSIINLEPCDTISREMKSGSSSEPNIRKCKSTDTGADNGNFLLFGSPTTPSIQNQRERSKFSLFPFQENNGDSQHMAAQGGSVQNKTFYSFLLPSKQIGTVETDFGLNNERIETRGDGIDLNLRL, encoded by the exons ATGTGCAGCAATACCAGCCTTAGCagcagtggtggtggtggtggttgtggtgactATAGTGGTGGCTGTGGTGGCTATAGTGGTGGTTATGGTGGTGAGAGTATATATTCAAAGAAACCCAAGAGACAAAGAGTCCCAAAGAGAGGACCCGGAGTGGCAGAACTAGAGAAGATCTTGAGAGAACAAGAGAAGAGACCTGATTTAGACAAAGCCAAGAATGAAGGATTCTCTTTAGTTTCACTACCTCCATGTTCTTATCAGCCACAATCTCCTCTTCTTCCATCACCAAATTCTTTACCTACACCTGTCCCCTCATTTgctccaaatccaaacaattttaCTCCACCAACGACCACAACATTTTACGCTAACAATTCTGATAGTAACCCACCATCAGGAGGTGGTAGAAGTGGTGTTCATATCGCTGGATCAGGTGTTGTTTTACCTGAACATGCATTATTACCAACAATGTGGAATTCTTGTGAGCCTAATGGAGAGATTGGAGGTTCTAGATCAGCTTCTGGGATTCCACTTTCTATCCCTTTATCCAACGGATGTAATAATCACTTTTTTCCTTCTCCTAGTTTGATGCAAAGAAGCCAACACTCACCACCTTCAATG AAAAATCTTTTTCCACACCCTGTTGTGACATCTTTAGCAACCTCATCTTCTGCTGGACCTTGTCATGGTAGAGAGCCCCCTTCAAACCAAACACGTCATCACTATACTAATGCGTGGCCAGAGGAAGATAAG GTTGGTGCAAAGAGATCAAGGCCATTCTCCATAGAGATGATGATCCCTCCGGTTCCTCCTTTCCGGTACCAAGCTCCTACATTTTCACCTCAGATGAACGGACTAGACTCGTCACTTTCATGTGGTGGTCACAGCATAATCAATCTTGAACCATGTGACACAATCTCAAG AGAGATGAAGTCCGGAAGTTCTTCGGAGCCCAACATAAGAAAATGCAAAAGTACAGATACTGGAGCAGACAATGGCAATTTCCTCTTGTTTGGCTCACCAACAACTCCATCAATTCAGAATCAACGAGAACGGTCCAAATTTAGTCTTTTCCCATTTCAG GAAAACAATGGGGACTCGCAGCATATGGCAGCACAAGGTGGATCAGTTCAGAATAAAACTTTCTATAGCTTCTTACTTCCAAGTAAGCAAATTGGTACGGTGGAAACAGACTTTGGCTTAAACAATGAGAGGATTGAAACGAGAGGAGATGGCATTGATCTCAACCTCAGGCTCTAA
- the LOC110673601 gene encoding sodium/calcium exchanger NCL2 produces the protein MARLEFLLSIALLLLVLGNVQSRSLRLISSKELVSGTTIIVDHLDFNSSVLTSKGLNSTRDECVHHYGFLPCATNIPGFVFQIAVLEYLLLVGDKILTKGRQQIFSILGVGIYGATLFRILEVLPTIVLVLASGVAQNKKAAQARVENGVGSLAGSTIFWLTLQWGICVLLGRTKITKESSLPHQQKSSTSAGFLLVKQRLSILKEDCVETDRKTSLTAGLMLLSLIPFIMVEVVTTFKSHPWGHITTITVSGAVLVSYFIFQSRHQWIQERSLEFSRNQLLLAGFLNHLQKYAKKRLVNDEGKLDVSCIKRTFHTIDKNEDNCISEAELKDFVTNMKSGDLQLDEEFANTELMKHFDQDSDSFITMDEFMGGCQRFISEAKQMVADKNACSRKYLPELHKIVQPWIEKKKNKLAEIEKQLSEILCTIQDQQLDFLLTDGKPDEAKIRSLFEEFDKDGNRKMSVGELKGMITSKFESVKLDHDDVVMKMMKAFDINKDDMLHEKEFLDGFKKRLSDSTNSKLIEKYREKKKRSIRKKSLHALIKPLLRLAVGVAIVSSLGLPLINNTQLLSEHMGIPSFFISFTVLPLAANFRTTMATVFPASQKKEEASSLTFSAIYGAVFMNNILGLLGFLGLIWARGFVWEYSAEVLVVLIVTAIVGLLAFLRTTYPLWTCFLAFSLYPLSLVVFYVIRYLWGWE, from the exons ATGGCACGACTTGAATTCTTGCTTTCTATTGCCCTTCTTCTGCTTGTGCTTGGAAATGTGCAAAGTCGGAGCTTAAGATTAATAAGCTCCAAGGAATTGGTGTCAGGCACAACAATAATCGTCGATCACCTTGATTTCAACTCTTCTGTTCTAACATCAAAAGGCCTGAATTCCACAAGAGATGAATGTGTGCACCACTATGGCTTCCTGCCATGCGCCACCAATATTCCAGGTTTCGTCTTCCAGATTGCAGTTCTTGAATACTTGTTACTTGTGGGTGACAAGATTTTAACAAAGGGTAGACAGCAAATCTTCAGTATTCTTGGCGTCGGTATCTATGGTGCTACTTTGTTTCGCATCCTCGAAGTTCTGCCTACAATTGTGCTAGTTCttg CTTCTGGAGTTGCCCAGAACAAAAAGGCTGCACAAGCTAGAGTTGAAAATGGAGTTGGTTCGCTAGCTGGATCTACTATTTTTTGGTTGACATTACAGTGGGGAATTTGTGTTCTTCTTGGAAGAACTAAAATAACCAAGGAGTCCTCACTTCCTCATCAGCAGAAATCATCAACTTCTGCAGGGTTTTTGCTGGTTAAACAGCGATTATCaatattaaagg AAGACTGTGTAGAGACCGACAGGAAGACAAGTCTTACAGCAGGGTTAATGCTTCTTTCACTGATTCCATTTATAATGGTGGAAGTAGTTACTACCTTCAAATCGCATCCGTGGGGCCACATAACTACAATTACAGTTTCTGGGGCAGTACTTGTCTCATACTTTATCTTTCAG TCCCGTCATCAATGGATTCAAGAAAGAAGCTTGGAGTTCTCCAGGAATCAGCTTCTACTGGCTGGATTTCTAAATCATTTACAGAAGTATGCAAAAAAGAGGCTTGTTAACGACGAAGGAAAACTTGATGTTTCTTGCATCAAGAG GACATTTCATACTATCGATAAAAATGAGGATAATTGCATATCAGAAGCTGAACTCAAAGATTTCGTAACAAACATGAAATCTGGGGATCTGCAACTTGATGAAGAATTTGCAAATACAGAATTGATGAAGCATTTCGACCAGGACAGTGATTCTTTCATTACAATGGATGAGTTTATGGGTGGATGTCAAAGGTTTATCTCTGAAGCTAAGCAGATGGTTGCTGATAAGAATGCCTGCTCAAGAAAATATTTACCAGAGTTGCATAAA ATAGTTCAACCATGGATCgagaagaaaaagaataaattAGCCGAGATTGAGAAGCAACTGTCTGAAATCTTATGCACAATCCAAGACCAACAACTTGATTTCCTTCTCACCGATGGAAAACCCGATGAAGCTAAGATACGAAG CCTCTTTGAGGAGTTTGACAAAGATGGAAATAGAAAAATGTCAGTTGGTGAGCTAAAAGGAATGATTACTAGCAAATTTGAAAGTGTAAAATTGGATCATGATGATGTGGTCATGAAAATGATGAAAGCTTTTGACATAAATAAGGATGATATGCTTCATGAGAAAGAATTTTTGGATGGATTCAAGAAAAGGCTATCCGATAGTACCAACTCCAAATTAATTGAAAAATACAGAGAG aaaaagaaaagaagtataAGGAAGAAGTCATTACATGCTCTGATTAAACCACTACTTAGATTAGCTGTTGGAGTTGCAATTGTGTCTTCCCTTGGATTACCTCTGATAAATAACACTCAACTCTTATCAGAACACATGGGCATACCTTCTTTCTTCATTTCATTTACAGTACTTCCTTTAGCTGCAAACTTTAGAACAACAATGGCCACGGTATTTCCTGCAAGTCAGAAGAAGGAAGAAGCATCTTCATTAACGTTTTCAGCG ATATATGGAGCCGTATTCATGAACAACATCCTTGGCCTATTGGGTTTTCTAGGACTCATTTGGGCAAGAGGCTTCGTGTGGGAGTATTCAGCTGAAGTCCTAGTAGTCCTCATTGTTACTGCTATAGTAGGTTTACTTGCCTTTTTGCGCACCACGTACCCACTCTGGACTTGCTTCCTAGCTTTTTCTCTCTATCCTCTGTCTCTCGTGGTGTTTTATGTAATTCGTTATCTTTGGGGCTGGGAATAG
- the LOC110673621 gene encoding protein IQ-DOMAIN 9: MGSSDWFKTIISFKKVKEESSRQAKGSSASGKSNGFKWKNQSRKESASSAGGNPGVIEDLAATRIQTAFRAYLARKTLRCLKGATRLQILTQNYSVKKQATTTLNCLHTWSKIQAQIRARRQSMVTEGRLRQKKLENQLKLEAKLHDLEVEWCGGSVTMEEILARIHQREEAAVKRERTMAYAFSHQWRANSSQNLGLVNYELGKANWGWSWMERWIAARPWESRIPAQSITPKKVQSKQTNKAGKNTNSPTAKTPVSSKPSLSNGKGNDKARRLSYPAAEKGATLEGSIKTAEAKGNHKARRLSYSAAEKGATLEESIKTEEAKSKGEQLVS; encoded by the exons ATGGGTTCTTCTGATTGGTTTAAGACAATAATTAGTTTTAAAAAGGTGAAGGAAGAAAGTTCAAGACAAGCGAAG GGGTCTTCAGCTTCTGGAAAATCAAATGGCTTCAAATGGAAGAACCAATCACGCAAGGAGTCCGCTAGTTCTGCTGGTGGCAATCCAGGAGTTATTGAGGACTTGGCTGCCACTCGGATTCAAACTGCATTCAGGGCCTATTTG GCCAGAAAAACTTTACGCTGCTTGAAAGGAGCTACAAGATTACAGATCTTGACCCAGAATTATTCTGTTAAAAAGCAAGCTACAACTACATTGAACTGTCTTCATACATGGAGCAAAATACAGGCCCAAATTAGAGCTCGCCGACAAAGTATGGTAACAGAAGGCCGGTTAAGACAGAAGAAATTAGAAAATCAACTAAAACTTGAGGCAAAGCTTCATGATCTAGAG GTAGAATGGTGCGGTGGCTCCGTCACAATGGAAGAAATTCTTGCAAGAATACATCAGAGGGAAGAAGCAGCTGTTAAGCGAGAGCGAACAATGGCATATGCCTTTTCTCATCAG TGGAGGGCCAACTCTAGCCAAAACCTTGGGTTGGTTAATTATGAACTTGGCAAAGCGAATTGGGGTTGGAGCTGGATGGAACGCTGGATTGCTGCACGTCCATGGGAAAGCCGAATACCTGCTCAGTCCATCACTCCAAAGAAAGTGCAGAGTAAACAGACAAACAAAGCTGGTAAAAACACCAATTCACCAACTGCTAAAACCCCAGTTTCTTCTAAACCATCTTTGTCCAATGGGAAGGGAAATGATAAGGCCCGAAGATTGTCATATCCAGCTGCTGAAAAAGGTGCTACACTTGAAGGAAGCATTAAAACTGCAGAAGCCAAGGGAAATCATAAGGCCCGAAGATTGTCATATTCAGCTGCTGAAAAAGGTGCTACACTTGAAGAAAGCATTAAAACCGAAGAAGCAAAATCTAAAGGGGAACAGTTAGTATCTTAG